The Chloroflexota bacterium genome window below encodes:
- a CDS encoding ThiF family adenylyltransferase → MNWEFERYKRQLGLVHQRRVMDLNILLLGDGPALPYVATNLALLGVGTLTLPAASSCVTTQQRAGQFLFRAEDEGAPISETLARRVAELNPRIHAEFVEPQHARACDAVVVTSDVAHALPSNIPVIWAGVTDYGMFIGARKPHAAPLAPNLITPALASLCGALAAQEVLRVTRCLRPSEIVKFWVTLNYALREPANAGLVFAVDGAPTASFSDKPDGALPICRVPVNLNNDLVRLLFEQSTLGEPIAEIYDSPTECLYYSPFWGNRLENDGIVEAPIALSAPHAPRVVLGGIGGLGTWVAALLAVSDFTGELVVFDADTQVENHNLNRQVLYDDSAIGAPKVHAAARALRRINPALTVTALLEEIQATTVVTHAELMAHANLAISTFDNFRARYVFSEWAALSFVPLVNGGSDGFNGDVEVIEPAKHGCLLCRWEQARGRTVAQTMSMDEAHLSCTREDANAPEVGAALVTTTAAIASWQTLLALLALAKPAARVDHHLGFLGKENAVEKCRIATPCPVHEKGACEHPQRFWQMLEETIHGDDP, encoded by the coding sequence ATGAACTGGGAATTTGAACGCTATAAACGACAACTGGGACTCGTGCATCAACGCCGCGTAATGGATTTGAACATCCTCTTGCTTGGCGATGGTCCCGCCTTGCCGTACGTCGCGACGAATCTCGCGCTGCTCGGCGTCGGCACGCTGACTCTGCCCGCCGCGTCTAGCTGCGTCACCACGCAACAGCGCGCCGGTCAGTTTCTTTTTCGCGCGGAGGATGAAGGCGCGCCGATTTCGGAAACGCTCGCGCGGCGCGTCGCGGAATTGAATCCGCGCATCCACGCGGAGTTCGTCGAGCCGCAACACGCACGCGCGTGCGATGCCGTCGTCGTCACCTCCGATGTGGCGCACGCGTTGCCGTCGAACATTCCGGTGATTTGGGCGGGCGTGACCGATTACGGCATGTTTATCGGCGCGCGTAAACCGCACGCCGCGCCGCTCGCGCCGAATCTCATCACGCCGGCGCTTGCCTCGCTGTGCGGCGCGCTCGCCGCGCAAGAAGTGCTGCGTGTGACGCGTTGCCTTCGTCCCTCCGAGATCGTCAAGTTCTGGGTCACGCTCAACTATGCGTTGCGCGAACCGGCGAACGCGGGACTCGTATTCGCGGTGGACGGTGCGCCGACGGCGTCGTTCAGCGACAAGCCAGATGGCGCGTTGCCGATCTGCCGCGTCCCGGTAAATTTGAACAATGATCTGGTGCGTCTCTTGTTCGAACAATCCACGTTGGGCGAGCCGATTGCGGAGATTTACGATAGCCCGACCGAGTGTTTGTACTATTCGCCGTTCTGGGGCAATCGGCTTGAGAACGATGGCATCGTCGAAGCGCCGATCGCGTTGTCCGCGCCGCACGCGCCGCGCGTCGTGCTCGGCGGGATCGGCGGGCTGGGTACTTGGGTCGCCGCGTTGCTCGCCGTGTCGGATTTCACCGGCGAACTTGTCGTGTTTGACGCCGACACGCAAGTTGAAAATCACAACCTCAATCGCCAGGTGCTGTACGACGATAGCGCGATTGGCGCGCCGAAAGTGCATGCGGCGGCGCGCGCGCTGCGCCGGATCAATCCCGCGCTCACCGTCACCGCGTTGCTCGAAGAGATTCAAGCGACGACAGTGGTCACGCACGCCGAGTTGATGGCGCACGCGAATCTGGCGATCAGTACGTTCGACAACTTTCGCGCGCGCTATGTGTTCAGCGAATGGGCGGCGTTGAGTTTTGTGCCGCTCGTCAATGGCGGGTCAGATGGATTTAACGGTGATGTCGAGGTGATCGAGCCAGCCAAGCACGGCTGTCTGCTTTGTCGTTGGGAGCAAGCGCGCGGGCGCACGGTCGCGCAAACGATGAGTATGGACGAAGCGCATCTCTCGTGCACGCGCGAGGATGCGAACGCGCCGGAAGTCGGCGCGGCGCTCGTCACGACGACCGCCGCGATTGCGAGTTGGCAAACGTTGCTCGCGCTGTTGGCGTTGGCGAAACCAGCTGCGCGCGTGGATCATCACCTGGGTTTCCTGGGCAAAGAGAACGCGGTCGAAAAATGTCGGATCGCGACGCCGTGCCCGGTCCACGAAAAAGGCGCGTGTGAACATCCGCAACGATTTTGGCAGATGCTCGAAGAGACCATTCACGGAGACGATCCATGA
- a CDS encoding response regulator, with the protein MATKKKKILLIENDLQLVELARYPLEEDGNAVIASTDGPAGLRAARREQPDLVLVDFKLPSQKGNDVAKALRKDPATEHIRIVMIADESQLENLEIGPGSSVDDFLIKPFAPAELITKIKPLLKSDDDLKSKLISTGNYDLDNKMGGGVPFGSLTLIEGDSGAGKSVLSQQMMYGCLVDGLKLSLFSSENTVKSLVKQMRSLNMDILDYLLLDKLRIFPIETARLGREAPPTLLKAMKNEKGREMILVDSLTSSIPNSSDKEVLGFFEDSKRMCAEGTTVMVIIHTHGLTRELLTRLRSLCDAHLQLRTEEVGNKLVKTLEVTKVRGAEQTTGNIISFEVEPGWGIRVIPINKAKG; encoded by the coding sequence ATGGCAACCAAGAAGAAGAAAATTCTACTGATCGAGAATGATTTGCAGTTGGTCGAATTGGCGCGCTATCCGTTGGAAGAGGACGGCAATGCTGTCATCGCGTCCACGGATGGTCCTGCCGGTTTGCGCGCCGCGCGGCGCGAACAACCCGACCTTGTGCTCGTAGATTTCAAATTGCCTTCGCAAAAAGGCAATGACGTTGCCAAGGCGCTCCGCAAAGACCCCGCGACGGAACACATCCGCATCGTGATGATCGCGGACGAGAGTCAACTCGAAAATCTCGAAATCGGTCCGGGATCGTCCGTTGACGATTTTCTGATCAAGCCCTTTGCGCCGGCTGAACTCATCACCAAGATCAAGCCCCTGCTCAAGAGCGACGACGACCTCAAGAGCAAACTGATTTCCACCGGCAACTATGACCTCGACAACAAAATGGGCGGCGGCGTGCCGTTCGGTTCGCTCACGTTGATCGAAGGCGATTCGGGTGCGGGCAAGTCCGTGCTTTCGCAACAAATGATGTACGGTTGTTTGGTAGACGGACTCAAACTGTCGCTCTTTTCGAGCGAGAACACGGTCAAGAGTCTGGTCAAACAGATGCGTAGTTTGAACATGGACATTCTCGATTACCTCTTGCTCGACAAACTTCGCATCTTTCCGATCGAGACGGCGCGTCTCGGTCGTGAAGCGCCGCCGACCCTGCTCAAAGCCATGAAAAACGAAAAAGGGCGCGAGATGATTTTGGTGGACTCGCTCACCTCTTCGATTCCAAACTCGTCCGATAAAGAAGTGCTGGGATTTTTCGAAGACAGTAAACGCATGTGCGCGGAAGGCACGACCGTCATGGTCATCATTCACACGCATGGTCTCACGCGCGAGTTGCTCACCCGCTTGCGTTCATTGTGCGACGCGCACTTGCAACTCCGCACCGAAGAAGTGGGCAACAAACTCGTCAAGACGCTCGAAGTGACCAAGGTGCGCGGCGCGGAGCAAACGACTGGCAACATTATCAGTTTCGAAGTCGAACCCGGTTGGGGCATTCGGGTCATTCCGATCAACAAAGCCAAAGGATAA